A single region of the Anaerostipes rhamnosivorans genome encodes:
- the rsfS gene encoding ribosome silencing factor, translating to MNQSLEMANIAYHALEEKLAEEIKVIDIQKISVVADYFIIANGKNKNQVQAIVDNVQDALFKAGYEMKQMEGYQNGTWVLIDFGDIVIHVFDQENRLFYDLERIWKDGVEVPMEAEG from the coding sequence ATGAACCAGTCTTTAGAGATGGCAAACATCGCTTATCATGCGTTGGAAGAAAAATTGGCAGAGGAGATCAAAGTGATTGATATCCAGAAGATTTCTGTGGTGGCCGATTATTTTATCATTGCAAACGGTAAGAATAAAAACCAGGTGCAGGCGATCGTAGATAATGTACAGGACGCCCTGTTTAAGGCGGGATATGAGATGAAACAGATGGAAGGGTATCAGAACGGTACCTGGGTGCTGATCGACTTTGGCGATATTGTCATCCATGTCTTTGACCAGGAAAACCGTCTGTTTTATGATCTGGAAAGGATCTGGAAGGATGGGGTGGAAGTGCCCATGGAAGCAGAAGGATAA
- the ilvD gene encoding dihydroxy-acid dehydratase: MSNTYTNGENFAPQRSLFNALGYTKEEMEKPLVGIVSSYNEIVPGHMNLDKIVEAVKMGVAMAGGTPVVFPAIAVCDGIAMGHIGMKYSLVTRDLIADSTEAMALAHQFDALVMVPNCDKNVPGLLMAAARVNVPTVFVSGGPMLAGRVKGQKTSLSSMFEAVGSYAAGTITKDDLDEFENKACPTCGSCSGMYTANSMNCLTEVLGMGLKGNGTIPAVYSERIKLAKHAGMKVMELYEKNIRPRDIMTEKAFLNALTVDMALGCSTNSMLHLPAIAHEAGVELNLELANEISAKTPNLCHLAPAGHTYIEDLNEAGGVYAVMNELNKKELLYTDLITATGKTVAENIEGCVNRDPEVIRPVENPYSETGGIAVLKGNLAPDSGVVKRSAVAPEMLKMEGPARVFDCEEDAIDAIKGGAIKAGDVVVIRYEGPKGGPGMREMLNPTSAIMGMGLGSSVALITDGRFSGASRGACIGHVSPEAAVGGPIALVEEGDIISIDINANTLNVKVSEEEMQKRKENWEPRKPKITTGYLARYASLVTSGNRGAILEINQDK; the protein is encoded by the coding sequence ATGAGCAATACTTATACCAATGGAGAGAATTTTGCTCCGCAGAGATCGTTATTTAATGCATTGGGCTATACGAAAGAAGAGATGGAGAAACCGTTAGTCGGGATCGTCAGCTCCTACAATGAGATCGTACCGGGACACATGAACCTGGATAAGATCGTAGAAGCAGTCAAGATGGGAGTTGCCATGGCAGGCGGAACTCCGGTAGTCTTCCCGGCCATCGCTGTATGTGATGGAATTGCCATGGGGCATATCGGAATGAAATATTCTCTGGTTACCCGTGATCTCATCGCTGATTCAACAGAGGCAATGGCATTGGCACATCAGTTTGACGCTTTGGTTATGGTGCCGAACTGTGACAAAAATGTCCCTGGACTTTTGATGGCAGCAGCGCGCGTTAATGTACCCACAGTGTTCGTCAGTGGCGGACCAATGCTCGCAGGACGTGTAAAAGGACAGAAGACCAGCTTGTCCAGCATGTTTGAGGCAGTGGGCTCTTACGCAGCAGGTACGATCACAAAGGATGACCTGGATGAATTTGAAAATAAGGCATGTCCGACTTGCGGTTCCTGCTCTGGAATGTACACAGCCAATTCTATGAACTGTCTGACAGAAGTGCTCGGTATGGGTCTGAAAGGAAACGGAACGATTCCTGCGGTGTATTCTGAAAGAATTAAGCTTGCCAAACACGCGGGAATGAAAGTCATGGAACTTTATGAAAAAAATATCCGTCCGAGAGACATTATGACGGAAAAAGCGTTTTTGAATGCCCTGACAGTGGATATGGCACTGGGATGCAGTACCAACAGTATGCTTCATCTGCCGGCCATCGCACATGAGGCTGGAGTGGAACTGAATCTGGAACTGGCAAATGAGATCAGTGCAAAGACTCCGAATCTCTGTCATCTGGCTCCGGCAGGTCACACTTATATTGAGGATCTGAATGAGGCCGGCGGTGTGTACGCAGTTATGAACGAATTAAATAAGAAAGAACTGCTATATACGGACCTGATCACTGCAACTGGAAAAACAGTGGCAGAAAATATTGAAGGATGTGTCAACAGGGATCCGGAGGTTATCCGCCCGGTTGAGAATCCATACAGTGAGACCGGAGGAATCGCTGTGCTGAAAGGAAATCTGGCACCGGATTCCGGTGTGGTAAAACGTTCCGCAGTTGCTCCTGAGATGCTCAAGATGGAAGGGCCTGCAAGAGTCTTTGACTGTGAGGAAGACGCCATTGATGCCATCAAAGGCGGAGCGATCAAAGCCGGAGATGTGGTTGTCATCCGATATGAGGGACCAAAGGGCGGACCGGGAATGAGAGAGATGCTGAATCCGACTTCTGCGATCATGGGCATGGGGCTTGGCTCTAGTGTGGCACTGATCACAGACGGCCGTTTTTCCGGTGCTTCCAGGGGAGCCTGCATCGGACACGTTTCTCCGGAGGCAGCAGTGGGTGGACCGATTGCCCTGGTGGAAGAAGGAGATATCATTTCCATCGATATTAATGCCAATACCTTGAATGTAAAAGTGTCTGAGGAAGAGATGCAGAAACGCAAAGAGAACTGGGAGCCAAGAAAACCGAAGATCACAACAGGCTATCTTGCCAGATATGCTTCCTTGGTCACTTCAGGAAACCGCGGCGCCATCTTAGAAATCAACCAGGATAAATAG
- a CDS encoding N-acetylmuramoyl-L-alanine amidase: MNRKSLLCFGLAAMMLVSNIHPASAISAGTKFKVQYTHNKKTYTKKALNARYNNTIIKTNMPGFLDGSTSMYSAYWIFGRCKSLGTSYKYTSKTKKITIKKGSKTVVMTLDSKKATLNGKSFTLPAAPRKVRYVAKKKNYIMVPGQTVAGKLGISYTWNNRLLSGVMKVSSSSSSSSNSSSPSTPTTGQVVAPKTKITAGSSNYSVRIKKPSGLSSAAVTSEDDYWNKRLILNINGNYKTHFSSSSNRNIKDSLSYSVSYTGGKTKIYLTTSSIKGFSITQDSSYIYVKYAAPKTMFSRVIVVDAGHGGSDSGAVGNGLYEKNMTLSIVLKMKYYFDRNSNYKVYYTRLSDWYPGIKERYTFSNNIHPDRFVSVHINSFKKKSANGTETLYNPKGKNSSSPYSISCKNFASSVHKKVLAATKFTDRKLTQRIPGSGAGVGVLSYSNTAATLGEVGFITNSSDAAFMKNNYTKIGKAFYDGILASF; the protein is encoded by the coding sequence ATGAATCGTAAATCACTTCTTTGCTTTGGTCTTGCAGCCATGATGCTCGTCTCAAACATCCATCCTGCATCCGCTATCAGTGCTGGGACCAAGTTTAAGGTACAATACACCCATAACAAAAAGACTTATACAAAAAAAGCACTAAACGCCAGATACAACAATACTATCATCAAGACAAACATGCCTGGCTTTCTGGACGGGTCTACCTCTATGTACTCTGCCTACTGGATCTTTGGCAGATGCAAATCATTGGGTACTTCTTATAAGTATACAAGTAAAACAAAAAAAATTACTATTAAAAAAGGCAGCAAGACCGTTGTCATGACTTTGGACAGTAAAAAAGCCACCTTAAACGGCAAATCCTTTACTCTTCCGGCTGCCCCCAGAAAAGTCCGTTATGTGGCGAAAAAGAAAAATTATATCATGGTGCCAGGGCAGACCGTTGCCGGAAAACTGGGCATCTCATACACATGGAATAACCGGCTGTTATCTGGCGTGATGAAAGTTTCATCTTCTTCATCCTCTTCGTCCAACTCTTCGTCTCCTTCAACTCCGACTACGGGACAAGTAGTTGCACCTAAGACTAAGATCACGGCAGGCAGCAGTAATTACTCCGTGCGGATAAAAAAGCCGTCAGGATTATCTTCCGCTGCCGTTACTTCAGAGGATGATTATTGGAATAAACGGCTAATATTAAATATCAATGGAAATTATAAAACTCATTTTTCTTCTTCATCCAACCGGAATATTAAGGACAGCCTGTCCTATTCTGTATCCTATACCGGAGGAAAGACAAAAATCTATCTGACTACGAGTTCGATCAAAGGTTTCAGTATCACACAGGATTCCAGTTATATCTATGTGAAGTACGCAGCGCCAAAAACCATGTTCTCGAGAGTGATCGTCGTGGATGCCGGGCACGGCGGTAGCGACAGTGGAGCCGTAGGAAATGGACTTTATGAAAAGAATATGACTCTGTCTATTGTCCTGAAAATGAAATATTACTTTGATCGAAACTCTAATTACAAAGTTTATTATACAAGACTTTCTGACTGGTATCCCGGAATTAAAGAAAGATATACGTTTTCTAATAACATTCATCCAGATAGGTTTGTTAGTGTTCATATTAATTCTTTTAAAAAGAAAAGCGCTAATGGAACGGAGACATTATATAATCCTAAGGGGAAAAACTCCTCCTCTCCTTATAGTATAAGTTGTAAAAATTTTGCATCTAGTGTTCACAAAAAAGTTTTAGCTGCAACTAAATTTACTGACCGCAAACTTACGCAACGTATTCCTGGCAGTGGAGCAGGAGTAGGAGTTTTATCTTATTCAAATACCGCTGCTACATTGGGAGAAGTCGGTTTTATAACAAATTCTTCTGATGCTGCTTTTATGAAAAACAATTACACTAAGATTGGTAAAGCATTTTATGATGGAATCTTAGCTTCCTTTTAA
- the lexA gene encoding transcriptional repressor LexA produces MSKQKLSPKQEQILEYIKSQILEKGYPPAVREICAAVSLKSTSSVHSHLESLERKGYIRRDPTKPRAIEIIDDDFQLTRREVVNIPIVGTVTAGEPIIATENIEDYFPMLPEFIGSKNTFMLHVKGDSMINIGIYDGDMVIVEETPSAENNDIVVALIEDSATVKRFFKEDGHYRLQPENDFMDPIIVDEVSILGKVIGLYRSMS; encoded by the coding sequence ATGAGCAAACAAAAGCTGAGCCCAAAACAAGAACAAATCTTAGAATATATAAAATCTCAGATACTGGAGAAGGGTTATCCGCCCGCAGTCCGTGAGATCTGTGCCGCTGTCAGCCTGAAGTCCACCTCTTCCGTTCATTCTCATTTGGAGTCCTTAGAACGCAAGGGCTATATCCGCAGAGACCCTACAAAACCGCGCGCCATCGAGATCATTGATGATGACTTTCAGCTCACACGCCGTGAGGTTGTCAACATCCCTATCGTTGGAACCGTCACCGCCGGAGAACCGATCATTGCCACGGAGAATATCGAGGACTATTTCCCGATGCTGCCTGAGTTCATCGGTTCTAAGAATACCTTTATGCTCCATGTCAAAGGAGACAGCATGATCAATATCGGAATCTATGACGGAGATATGGTGATTGTGGAAGAGACCCCATCGGCCGAGAATAATGATATTGTAGTTGCCCTTATAGAGGACTCGGCTACCGTAAAACGTTTCTTTAAAGAAGACGGACATTACCGGTTACAGCCGGAAAATGACTTTATGGATCCAATCATTGTAGACGAAGTTTCCATTCTCGGCAAAGTCATCGGCCTGTACCGCAGCATGTCATAA
- the yqeK gene encoding bis(5'-nucleosyl)-tetraphosphatase (symmetrical) YqeK translates to MELNEIKKKLSENLKESRYNHTVGVAYTAAAMAMAFGADIQKAFMAGMLHDCAKGYPLERQKELCQRYGIPLTKERRESPQLLHSALAPYIARDCYGNEDEEIASAIECHTTGKPGMTLLEKIVFIADYIEPGRKEIPGLSSVRQLAFSDMDQCLLGILESTMQYLESRNQTIDPKTKETYQYYKEEDRT, encoded by the coding sequence ATGGAACTGAATGAGATCAAAAAAAAGCTTTCAGAAAACTTGAAGGAAAGCCGTTATAACCATACTGTCGGGGTGGCCTATACAGCTGCCGCAATGGCGATGGCATTTGGCGCAGATATCCAGAAAGCGTTTATGGCAGGCATGCTTCACGATTGTGCCAAAGGATATCCGTTGGAGCGGCAGAAAGAGCTCTGCCAAAGATATGGCATTCCACTGACAAAAGAGCGCAGGGAAAGCCCGCAGCTGCTCCATTCAGCCCTGGCACCGTATATCGCCAGAGATTGCTACGGAAATGAGGATGAGGAAATCGCATCTGCAATCGAGTGCCATACCACCGGAAAACCAGGAATGACGCTCCTGGAGAAGATCGTATTTATCGCAGATTATATTGAGCCGGGAAGAAAAGAGATACCGGGTCTTTCCAGTGTGAGACAGCTGGCTTTTTCAGATATGGACCAATGTCTTTTGGGGATACTGGAAAGCACGATGCAGTATCTTGAGAGCAGGAACCAGACCATTGATCCTAAAACAAAGGAAACCTATCAATATTATAAGGAGGAAGACCGCACATGA
- a CDS encoding AzlC family ABC transporter permease encodes MKVENSFRRGVLDSIPIALAYLAVSFAFGIAGSAKGVPVWAVTLISATCLTSAGQFAGLISITAGGSLIELILSQVIINLRYSIMSIAIGQKLISKTKLWNRFLMAFGVTDEIFAMACGRKGEIGPKYFYGLMSISWCAWTLGTFLGATASGLLPQMVMNALGIAIYGMLIAIVIPPAKHNPKIVAVILISVCFSLIFSFVKLFSFISSGFSIILCTLIAAGAGAVMFPVKEEEE; translated from the coding sequence ATGAAAGTAGAGAACAGCTTTCGGCGCGGGGTTCTGGATTCGATTCCGATTGCGCTGGCCTATCTGGCGGTTTCTTTTGCTTTTGGGATCGCAGGAAGTGCAAAAGGGGTTCCTGTCTGGGCGGTAACCCTGATATCTGCCACATGCCTTACATCAGCAGGGCAGTTCGCAGGGCTGATTTCTATCACTGCGGGGGGATCCTTGATCGAGCTGATCCTGTCCCAGGTCATTATTAATCTAAGATATTCTATCATGTCCATTGCCATAGGACAAAAACTGATATCAAAAACAAAGCTTTGGAATCGGTTTCTGATGGCATTTGGTGTGACAGACGAGATTTTCGCCATGGCCTGCGGAAGAAAAGGGGAGATCGGACCCAAATATTTCTATGGACTCATGAGTATTTCGTGGTGTGCATGGACCTTAGGCACCTTTCTGGGAGCCACGGCAAGCGGCCTTCTGCCGCAGATGGTCATGAATGCACTTGGCATTGCCATTTACGGAATGCTGATCGCCATCGTTATTCCGCCTGCGAAGCACAACCCGAAAATCGTGGCAGTCATATTGATTTCAGTATGTTTCAGCCTAATATTTAGCTTTGTAAAATTATTTTCTTTCATCTCCAGCGGTTTTTCCATTATCCTGTGTACGCTGATCGCTGCAGGAGCAGGGGCTGTGATGTTTCCTGTCAAGGAGGAAGAAGAATGA
- the ilvB gene encoding biosynthetic-type acetolactate synthase large subunit — MKQLTGSQIVLECLKEQGVDTVFGYPGGAILNIYDELYKQQDCFTHILTGHEQGASHAADGYARSTGKVGVCFATSGPGATNIVTGIATAYMDSIPMVAITCNVGVGLLGKDSFQEVDITGITLPITKHNFIVKNVEDLADTIRRAFRIAQSGRKGPVLIDIPKDVTAAVANYKEQEPKEIKRKIDNIREMDIRRAVELIESSTKPFILVGGGAVLSDASEELREFVEKVHAPVADTLMGKGAFDGTDALYTGMLGMHGTKTSNLGVSACDLLIAIGTRFSDRVLGNADAFAKHAKILQIDIDPAEINKNIMAHTHIIGDIKAVLTMVNRRLGQQNHNTWVKNVMVDKVNYPLTYDKSKLSGPQIVEAIYERTKGDAIIVTEVGQHQMWAAQFYKYKKPRTFLTSGGLGTMGYGLGASIGAKVGNPDKTVINIAGDGCFRMNLNELATATRYNIPIIEVIINNSVLGMVRQWQNLFYSEHYSYTTFEDPVDFVKVAEGMGALAKKVTTLEEFEFAFEEALEAGRPVVLDCHVDLDDKVWPMVNPGAAIQEAYTKEDLEKTIK, encoded by the coding sequence ATGAAACAATTGACGGGATCACAGATTGTTTTAGAGTGTTTGAAAGAACAGGGGGTAGACACTGTTTTCGGTTATCCGGGCGGTGCCATCTTAAACATCTATGACGAATTATATAAGCAGCAGGACTGTTTTACCCATATATTGACCGGGCATGAGCAGGGCGCTTCCCACGCCGCAGACGGATATGCCAGGTCCACAGGAAAAGTCGGCGTTTGTTTTGCCACATCGGGTCCAGGGGCAACCAACATTGTCACTGGGATCGCAACCGCCTATATGGATTCTATCCCAATGGTTGCCATCACCTGTAATGTAGGAGTGGGGCTTCTTGGAAAGGACAGTTTTCAGGAGGTAGATATCACAGGTATCACCCTCCCGATCACAAAGCATAATTTTATTGTCAAAAATGTGGAGGATCTTGCGGACACGATCCGGCGAGCATTCCGTATTGCCCAGAGCGGACGGAAAGGGCCTGTCCTAATCGACATCCCGAAGGATGTCACAGCCGCTGTGGCCAACTATAAGGAGCAAGAACCGAAAGAGATCAAGAGAAAGATTGACAATATCCGTGAAATGGACATTAGAAGGGCGGTTGAATTGATTGAATCGTCCACCAAGCCGTTTATCCTTGTAGGCGGCGGGGCCGTACTGTCGGACGCATCGGAAGAACTCAGGGAGTTTGTGGAGAAGGTTCATGCTCCGGTTGCGGACACTTTGATGGGAAAAGGCGCTTTTGATGGAACAGATGCTTTGTATACAGGAATGCTCGGCATGCACGGCACGAAAACATCCAATCTGGGTGTCTCAGCATGTGATCTGCTGATCGCCATCGGAACCAGATTCAGTGATAGGGTGCTGGGCAATGCGGACGCTTTTGCAAAGCATGCAAAGATCCTGCAGATTGACATTGACCCTGCGGAGATCAACAAAAATATCATGGCACACACCCACATCATCGGTGACATCAAAGCGGTGCTTACCATGGTCAACCGGAGACTGGGCCAGCAGAATCATAATACATGGGTTAAAAATGTCATGGTGGATAAAGTCAATTATCCTCTCACCTATGACAAATCAAAGCTTTCCGGTCCGCAGATCGTGGAAGCCATCTATGAGAGAACAAAGGGGGATGCCATCATCGTGACCGAGGTTGGACAGCATCAGATGTGGGCAGCTCAGTTCTATAAATATAAAAAACCAAGGACTTTCCTGACTTCGGGAGGCCTGGGGACCATGGGGTATGGTCTTGGAGCCAGCATCGGAGCCAAGGTGGGCAATCCTGACAAGACTGTCATTAATATTGCAGGAGACGGATGTTTTCGGATGAACTTAAACGAACTTGCAACGGCAACCAGATATAATATTCCGATCATTGAAGTCATCATCAACAACAGTGTGCTCGGAATGGTGCGCCAGTGGCAGAATCTGTTTTACTCTGAGCATTATTCCTATACGACCTTCGAGGATCCAGTGGATTTCGTGAAGGTAGCTGAGGGAATGGGTGCTCTGGCTAAAAAAGTGACAACCCTGGAGGAGTTTGAATTTGCGTTTGAGGAAGCACTTGAAGCCGGAAGGCCGGTAGTTTTAGACTGCCATGTGGACCTGGATGATAAGGTCTGGCCGATGGTGAATCCTGGAGCCGCGATTCAGGAGGCATACACAAAAGAAGACTTGGAAAAAACTATAAAGTAA
- a CDS encoding N-acetylmuramoyl-L-alanine amidase has translation MHKLKKSIAYLSLVMLTVTTIPASSVKAASVPKAGSYYTLKIAGKKQKKKCRNVKVNGKTVKTYAPGFERANTSMYSAYWLFKKQKSLGVSYSYSSKTRKVTLKRGSTSVVMTLDSMYAYVNGKKTKMPTPARKVYSYAKKKNYIYVPGAFCATKLGHSYKWSSSQKSGLITTKSQASSNSGSSSSSGTSTVTPSTRITASASNYSVRIKKPSGLSSSAITTSDDYGNRRLIIKVKGNYKTHFSSSSNRYIKPDKYFRSYTVTYSGGYTNIYIRPRKDVIKAYAVSQTSSYIYIKYDSPKKIYNRIVVLDAGHGGSDSGATGNGLREKDMTLNIVKSAKSYFDKTGSYKVYYTRLSDRSLILSERSDLANNVGADRFISVHINSASASAHGTETLYNSKGYKSSSGLTSYNWSNKIHGYVRPATGFTNRGLKNRTGLAVLRNTKTASSLTEIGFISNKKEAKKMKSNTGTYGKAVYNAIVNSFSTYPSKR, from the coding sequence ATGCATAAATTAAAAAAATCTATCGCTTATTTATCACTTGTGATGTTAACAGTCACTACGATTCCTGCATCCAGTGTTAAAGCTGCTTCTGTTCCAAAAGCAGGCAGTTATTATACATTAAAAATTGCGGGTAAAAAACAAAAAAAGAAATGCCGGAATGTCAAAGTCAATGGCAAGACTGTAAAGACATATGCTCCGGGATTTGAAAGAGCTAACACTTCCATGTATTCAGCCTACTGGCTGTTTAAGAAGCAAAAAAGTCTTGGAGTGTCCTACAGTTATTCATCTAAAACAAGAAAAGTTACTTTGAAGCGTGGTAGTACATCTGTTGTCATGACTCTGGACAGCATGTATGCATATGTAAATGGCAAGAAAACAAAGATGCCCACACCAGCAAGAAAAGTATATTCTTATGCCAAAAAGAAGAATTATATCTATGTCCCGGGAGCTTTCTGTGCCACAAAACTTGGACACAGTTATAAATGGAGTTCCTCCCAGAAGAGCGGCCTGATAACAACCAAAAGCCAGGCTTCCTCTAATTCAGGGAGCAGCTCTTCATCAGGCACCTCAACCGTGACTCCCAGTACAAGGATCACAGCATCTGCTTCCAACTACAGCGTGAGGATAAAGAAACCCAGCGGACTTTCATCTTCCGCCATCACTACATCGGATGATTACGGAAACCGAAGACTGATCATAAAGGTAAAAGGTAATTACAAAACCCACTTCAGTTCCAGCTCTAACCGATACATAAAACCGGACAAGTACTTCCGCTCCTATACAGTCACCTACAGCGGAGGCTACACAAATATCTATATCCGGCCGAGAAAAGATGTCATCAAAGCCTATGCGGTTTCACAGACATCCAGCTATATCTATATAAAATATGATTCGCCGAAGAAAATATATAATCGTATCGTAGTATTGGATGCGGGACACGGTGGATCAGATTCAGGTGCTACTGGAAATGGACTTAGAGAAAAAGATATGACCCTAAATATTGTAAAGTCAGCAAAATCATATTTTGACAAAACTGGTTCTTACAAAGTGTATTACACGAGGCTATCTGACCGGAGCCTCATTTTGAGTGAACGTTCAGACCTTGCTAATAATGTGGGTGCCGACCGCTTCATCAGTGTACATATCAACTCTGCTTCTGCATCCGCTCATGGAACAGAGACCTTATACAACTCAAAAGGTTATAAGTCCTCCTCAGGGCTTACCAGCTATAACTGGTCCAATAAGATTCACGGTTATGTGAGACCCGCCACAGGCTTTACGAACAGGGGACTTAAAAACCGGACCGGCCTGGCTGTATTAAGGAATACGAAAACAGCTTCCAGTCTGACAGAGATCGGATTCATCTCCAATAAGAAAGAAGCTAAGAAAATGAAAAGCAATACGGGCACTTATGGAAAAGCTGTCTACAACGCCATTGTAAATTCATTTTCCACCTACCCAAGCAAACGATAA
- the leuB gene encoding 3-isopropylmalate dehydrogenase: protein MNFNVAVIKGDGIGPEIVDQAVRVLDAVAEKSGHQFTYEQILMGGASIDAYGKPLTDETLEIAGKSDAVLMGSIGGDTSTSPWYQLPAKLRPEAGLLALRKGLGLFANIRPAYLYEELKKACPLRDEIIGDGFDMVIMRELTGGLYFGERSTEVVDGIRVAKDSLTYNENEIRRIAVKAFDIARKRKKHVISVDKANVLDSSRLWRQVVEEVAKDYEDVTYEHMLVDNCAMQLVNNPKQFDVILTENMFGDILSDEASMITGSIGMLSSASLAEGKFGLYEPSHGSAPDIAGKDIANPIATVLSAAMMLRYSFDLDEEADLIEKAVKKVLEDGYRTVDIMSDGMVQVGTKAMGDLIIERI from the coding sequence ATGAATTTTAATGTAGCAGTTATCAAAGGTGACGGAATAGGTCCTGAGATCGTAGACCAGGCGGTGAGGGTACTGGATGCGGTGGCAGAAAAGTCGGGACATCAGTTTACATATGAACAGATTTTAATGGGAGGGGCATCCATTGACGCTTATGGAAAACCTCTCACAGATGAGACTCTGGAGATTGCCGGAAAAAGCGACGCGGTTTTGATGGGATCCATCGGGGGAGATACTTCCACATCCCCATGGTATCAGCTGCCTGCCAAGCTCAGACCGGAAGCAGGACTTCTTGCTCTGAGAAAGGGATTGGGGTTATTCGCCAATATCCGGCCTGCTTATTTATATGAAGAGTTAAAGAAGGCTTGCCCATTAAGGGATGAGATCATCGGAGACGGCTTTGACATGGTCATCATGAGAGAGCTGACAGGAGGCCTGTATTTTGGAGAGAGAAGCACAGAGGTGGTAGACGGCATCCGTGTGGCAAAGGATTCCCTGACGTACAATGAAAATGAGATCAGAAGAATCGCTGTCAAGGCATTTGATATTGCCAGAAAGCGAAAAAAGCATGTGATCAGTGTTGACAAGGCCAATGTACTGGATTCCTCCAGACTCTGGAGACAGGTTGTGGAAGAAGTGGCAAAGGATTATGAAGATGTGACATATGAACATATGCTGGTTGACAACTGTGCCATGCAGCTGGTGAACAATCCAAAACAGTTTGATGTGATTTTAACTGAAAATATGTTTGGAGACATTTTATCAGATGAGGCCAGCATGATCACAGGTTCCATCGGAATGCTTTCATCCGCAAGCCTGGCTGAAGGCAAATTCGGACTGTATGAGCCGAGTCACGGATCAGCGCCTGACATTGCGGGCAAGGATATTGCTAATCCGATCGCCACAGTTCTTTCGGCGGCAATGATGCTCCGGTACTCCTTTGATCTGGATGAGGAAGCTGATCTTATTGAAAAAGCCGTAAAGAAAGTGCTGGAAGACGGATACCGCACCGTAGACATCATGTCTGACGGCATGGTTCAGGTGGGAACCAAGGCTATGGGTGATTTGATTATCGAGAGAATATAA
- a CDS encoding LysM peptidoglycan-binding domain-containing protein, with product MKTLKIRVLITVLFIVTVLGIAAAVISESRQVAGAADGREKYFTSIQIKRGDSLWSIAKKNISEEYSSVHEYVEEVCEANHIYDGEIKEGMYLVIPYYK from the coding sequence ATGAAAACACTGAAGATAAGAGTTTTGATTACTGTTCTATTTATCGTTACGGTACTGGGCATCGCTGCAGCCGTTATATCAGAGAGCCGGCAGGTGGCCGGTGCCGCCGACGGCAGGGAGAAGTACTTTACCAGCATTCAGATTAAGAGAGGTGACAGCCTGTGGTCTATCGCCAAGAAAAATATATCGGAAGAATACAGCTCAGTTCATGAGTATGTAGAGGAAGTCTGTGAGGCAAACCATATTTATGATGGTGAGATCAAAGAGGGGATGTATCTTGTGATTCCATACTATAAGTGA
- a CDS encoding AzlD domain-containing protein, whose product MSLERLLLYIIAMALTTYLVRMIPLAAIQKKITNQFFRSFLFYVPYAVLAAMVIPAVFSATKSLGSSVIGFIVAVILAYREMNIVTVACLSCGAALGVEMISVIL is encoded by the coding sequence ATGAGTCTTGAGAGATTGCTTTTGTATATCATTGCCATGGCGTTGACTACATATCTTGTAAGAATGATCCCTCTGGCTGCCATACAAAAAAAGATAACAAATCAGTTTTTCCGATCGTTTCTTTTCTATGTACCATATGCTGTATTGGCAGCAATGGTCATACCGGCGGTGTTTTCAGCTACAAAAAGCTTAGGGTCATCCGTTATAGGGTTTATTGTTGCTGTGATCTTGGCATACAGGGAGATGAACATTGTCACTGTGGCCTGTTTAAGCTGCGGGGCAGCTTTGGGCGTGGAGATGATATCGGTGATATTATAG